A stretch of DNA from Macrotis lagotis isolate mMagLag1 chromosome X, bilby.v1.9.chrom.fasta, whole genome shotgun sequence:
TCGCAGCTCCCGGGCCGCGGCCGGAGGGGCCCTCCGCGCGCGGTCGCCGTCGCCTACCTGTCCTGCGGGTGCCCTCACTCACGCGGAGCCGCGGGAGGCCGGCGGGGTGCCCGGGGCCGCCTCCGCTCCGCGCCCGTCCGGAACGGCATTCCGCCGGCGGCCGgccgaggccccgccccgcccttTCCGGGCCGGGCCTCGGGCACGCGCGGCTCTGCGGCCCGCGCGCTCCCGGCGTCGCGGcggcccggggggcggggcggggcggggcggggcggaggACGCGGCGCCTTCCGCCGGCAGCGCCGAGCCCACTGCGGCGGCGCcgagccccgcccccgccccgccccccggagCGAGCCCCCGGCCGAGCCGCCGTCCTCGGGCCGCGGGAGCCGCAGCTGTCTGCGTGGAGCGTGTCCGCAGCCGCCTCGCGCCCGCCCGGCCCCGCCATGTCGGCCCTGGAGTGGTACGCGCACAAGTCCCTGGGCGACGGCGTCTTCTGGATCCAGGAGCGCTTTTTCGAGTCCGGCAACCGCGCCAACATCTGGCTGGTGCGCGGCACGGAGCAGGACGTGGTGATCGACACCGGCCTGGGGCTGCGCAGCCTGCCCGAGTACCTGTACTCGGCCGGCCTGCTGCAGGACCCGGACCGGGCGGAGGAGCCGGCGCGCCGGCCGCTGCTGGCCGTGGCCACCCACGTCCACTTCGACCACGCCGGCGGCCTCTACCAGTTCGACCGGGTGGCGGTGCACCGCGCCGAGGCGGACGCGCTGGCCCGCGGGGACAACTTCGAGACGGCCACCTGGCTGTCGGAGAGCGAGGTGGTGCGGGCCCCCAGCCCCGGCTGGAACGCGCGCCAGTTCCGCGTGCAGGCGGTGCAGCCCACCCACATCCTGCAGGAGGGTAAGCGGCGGGGCGCGGCGCGGCGGGCGGGGGCCTGCAGACCCGCCCGCGGGTGCCCGGCGGGGCCTCGGGCCCACCCGCGCGCTCCCGCTCCCAATGCGTCGGAAAGCCACGAATTCGTATTTTTGTCCCGGGGGCCGGCCGAGCCGGAAGGCGCGCGCCTTTTCCCTCCCCGGTAGCCGGCGGCCGCGCCTCCCCGCGCCTCCTCTGCCCCGGCGAAGCCGGACCCGCCGACCCGAGGCCCGCGGGAAGGCGCCGGGAAGGCACCGGCCCCGAGGGGGAAGGCGCCGGCCCCGAGGGGGAAGGCGCCGGCCCCGACTCCCCGGCTGCCAGGTTTTTACATTCCAGCTGCCGTCTAAGGCGACTTCCATTCGGAGATTCTTAAGATGGGAGAAAACCATATTT
This window harbors:
- the MBLAC2 gene encoding acyl-coenzyme A thioesterase MBLAC2 translates to MSALEWYAHKSLGDGVFWIQERFFESGNRANIWLVRGTEQDVVIDTGLGLRSLPEYLYSAGLLQDPDRAEEPARRPLLAVATHVHFDHAGGLYQFDRVAVHRAEADALARGDNFETATWLSESEVVRAPSPGWNARQFRVQAVQPTHILQEGDVISLGDRQLTVMHMPGHSRGSICLLDKDRKILFSGDVVYDGAMIDWLPYSRINDYIVTCERLIELVDSGVVEKVLPGHFNTFGAERLYRLASNYISKAGLCHKVSTCAMRSLASLALRVTTSRTPS